One window of Phalacrocorax carbo chromosome 1, bPhaCar2.1, whole genome shotgun sequence genomic DNA carries:
- the TLR7 gene encoding toll-like receptor 7, which yields MVPCAKMSNTLLFVLLFLFPMLLSGAWFPKSLPCDVKASEGTVTVDCTDRRLLEVPRGIPANATNLTLSINHINHIYPTSFAELANLVEIDFRCNCVPVRMGPKDHVCVMSPKIENGSFAALTRLKSLYLDANQLFEIPQGLPATLSLLSLEANSIFSIQKANMSELGNIEVLYLGQNCYYRNPCNVSFEIDETAFLELKKLTILSLKSNNLTRIPPNLSSTLKELYIYNNMIQVVQEHDLSALYNLEILDLSGNCPRCYNAPYPCIPCPKSTIEIHSKAFYSLKNLRILRLHSNSLLSVPSSWFKNIRNLKELDLSQNFLMKEIGDAQFLKFIPSLVELDLSFNFELQMYSPYLNLSKTFSSLSNLETLRIRGYVFKELRESDLHPLVNLRNLTVLDLGTNFIKVADLRVFEKFRALKFIDLSVNKISPSSGESNFHGFCSNPRISVEQYNRQVLQEMHYFRYDEYGRSCRSKDKEAASYQSSVKEDCLKYGETLDLSRNNIFFINPSDFQGLSRLTCLNLSDNAISQTLNGSEFSYLSGLKYLDFSNNRIDLLYSTAFKELNQLEILDLSNNKHYFLAEGVTHVLSFMKNLTYLKKLMMNENEISTSTNTGMESQSLKILEFRGNHLDVLWMDGNARYLSFFKNLTILEQLDISFNSLSFLPHDVFESMPPELKILNLTNNKMKSFNWGRLHHLKNLETLDLSNNLLATVPRELSNCSSTLQDLMLRNNRIQSLTKHFLRRAFKLKYLDLSSNKIQIIKKSSFPENVINSLKVLLLHGNPFKCNCDAVWFVWWINQTQVTIPLLATDVTCAGPGAHKGRSVVFLDLYTCELDNSYLILYALSASTVLGFMVFTVTSHLYFWDVWYSYHYCTAKLKGYRRLSLPDACYDAFIAYDKKDPAVNEWVMTELVERLEDQKARQFNLCLEERDWLPGQPVFDNLSQSIQLSKKTIFVLTNKYIKSGSFKTTFYMAHQRLLDEKMDVIILIFLEKVLQKSRYVRLRKRLCRSSVLEWPTNPRSQPYFWQCLKNAISTSNTLAYNKLLQETV from the coding sequence gTACCTTGTGCAAAGATGTCAAACACATTGCTGTTTGTCTTGCTCTTCTTATTTCCGATGCTGCTGTCAGGAGCTTGGTTTCCCAAAAGTTTACCCTGTGATGTTAAAGCCTCTGAAGGTACTGTGACAGTGGATTGCACTGATCGGCGTCTTCTGGAAGTCCCCAGAGGGATCCCTGCAAATGCTACTAACCTTACCCTCAGTATTAACCATATCAACCATATCTATCCAACATCCTTTGCTGAGCTTGCAAATCTTGTGGAGATTGACTTCAGATGCAACTGTGTGCCTGTGAGAATGGGGCCCAAAGATCACGTGTGCGTGATGAGTCCGAAGATTGAGAATGGCAGTTTTGCTGCCCTGACAAGACTGAAGTCACTGTATTTGGATGCAAACCAGCTATTTGAAATACCCCAGGGTCTTCCTGCTACTTTAAGTCTGCTGAGCCTGGAAGCGAACAGTATCTTTTCTATCCAAAAAGCCAATATGTCGGAGCTAGGAAACATAGAAGTATTGTATCTGGGACAGAACTGTTACTACCGTAACCCATGCAATGTTTCATTTGAAATCGATGAAACAGCCTTTCTGGAGCTGAAAAAATTAACAATACTATCCCTGAAGTCTAACAACTTAACTCGTATTCCACCCAATTTGTCATCTACTTTAAAGGAATTGTATATTTACAATAACATGATTCAAGTGGTTCAAGAGCATGATTTAAGTGCCCTTTACAACCTAGAAATTCTTGATCTAAGTGGTAATTGCCCACGTTGCTATAATGCCCCATATCCTTGCATTCCCTGCCCCAAGAGCACAATTGAGATCCATTCAAAGGCTTTTTATTCCTTGAAAAATTTAAGAATTTTGCGACTTCACAGTAACTCTCTTCTCAGCGTACCCAGCAGCTGGTTTAAAAACATCAGGAATCTTAAAGAGCTTGACCTCTCCCAAAATTTCCTCATGAAGGAGATTGGAGATGCTCAGTTTTTGAAGTTTATCCCCAGCCTTGTAGAGCTTGATCTGTCCTTCAATTTTGAACTGCAGATGTATTCTCCATACTTAAATTTGTCTAAGACATTTTCATCCCTTTCTAACCTGGAAACCCTGAGGATCAGGGGTTATGTCTTTAAAGAACTGAGAGAAAGTGATCTACATCCTTTGGTCAATCTTAGAAATCTAACAGTGTTGGATCTTGGGACTAATTTTATTAAAGTTGCTGACTTGAGAGTGTTTGAAAAATTTCGGGCTCTTAAATTCATAGACCTCTCAGTGAATAAAATTTCTCCTTCTTCAGGTGAGAGCAACTTTCATGGATTTTGCTCCAACCCTAGGATTTCAGTAGAGCAATACAACAGGCAAGTATTACAAGAGATGCATTATTTCAGGTATGATGAGTATGGGCGAAGTTGCAGGTCCAAAGACAAAGAGGCTGCTTCCTACCAATCTTCAGTTAAGGAAGATTGCCTGAAATACGGAGAAACTCTGGATTTAAGCAgaaacaacatattttttattaaccCCTCAGACTTCCAGGGGCTTAGTCGCCTCACATGCCTCAACTTGTCAGATAATGCAATAAGTCAAACTTTAAATGGAAGTGAATTCTCCTACTTGTCTGGATTGAAATATCTGGATTTTTCTAACAACAGGATTGACTTGCTATACTCAACTGCTTTCAAAGAGCTAAACCAGTTAGAAATTCTAGACCTGAGCAATAACAAACATTATTTTCTGGCAGAAGGAGTTACTCATGTGCTTAGTTTTATGAAAAACTTGACCTATCTGAAGAAGCTGATGATGAATGAGAATGAGATTTCTACCTCTACTAACACAGGAATGGAAAGCCAGTCTCTTAAAATTTTAGAATTCAGAGGAAATCACTTAGATGTTTTATGGATGGATGGGAATGCTAGATACTTGTCATTCTTCAAGAATCTGACCATCCTGGAACAACTGGATATTTCCTTTAACTCGCTCAGTTTTTTGCCTCATGATGTTTTTGAATCTATGCCTCCAGAACTCAAGATCCTCAACTTAACCAATAACAAGATGAAGAGTTTCAACTGGGGAAGACTCCACCACCTGAAGAACCTAGAAACTCTGGACCTTAGCAATAACCTTCTGGCTACTGTTCCCCGAGAACTGTCCAACTGCTCTTCAACACTCCAAGACCTGATGCTCCGAAACAATCGCATTCAATCGCTAACCAAACATTTTCTCAGGCGCGCTTTTAAATTGAAATACTTGGACCTCAGCTCAAACAAGATCCAAATAATTAAGAAGTCTAGCTTccctgaaaatgtaattaacagCCTAAAGGTGCTGCTTTTGCATGGCAATCCTTTCAAGTGCAATTGTGATGccgtgtggtttgtttggtggATCAATCAGACTCAAGTGACTATTCCTCTTCTGGCCACAGATGTGACCTGTGCTGGCCCAGGGGCACATAAAGGAAGGAGCGTGGTTTTCTTGGATCTGTATACTTGTGAGCTGGACAACTCGTATTTGATCCTGTATGCTCTGTCAGCTTCAACTGTCCTAGGCTTTATGGTGTTCACAGTGACAAGCCATCTCTATTTCTGGGATGTGTGGTATAGTTACCACTACTGCACAGCCAAGTTGAAGGGTTATCGGCGTTTATCTTTACCTGATGCTTGCTATGATGCTTTTATTGCCTATGACAAGAAAGATCCAGCTGTGAATGAATGGGTGATGACAGAACTGGTTGAAAGGCTGGAAGATCAAAAAGCCAGGCAGTTCAATTTATGCCTGGAAGAAAGGGACTGGCTCCCAGGACAGCCAGTCTTTGACAACCTTTCCCAGAGCATTCAGCTGAGCAAAAAGACCATATTTGTGCTGACCAACAAGTATATTAAAAGCGGCAGCTTCAAGACAACTTTTTACATGGCCCACCAGCGGCTTCTAGATGAAAAAATGGATGTCATTATCTTGATATTTCTTGAGAAGGTTCTGCAGAAGTCCCGGTATGTCCGGCTGAGGAAGAGGCTCTGCAGAAGTTCTGTCCTGGAATGGCCAACTAACCCTCGATCTCAGCCCTATTTCTGGCAGTGCCTGAAAAATGCAATATCTACGAGCAATACCCTGGCTTACAACAAGCTTCTCCAAGAAACTGTTTAG